From Passer domesticus isolate bPasDom1 chromosome 5, bPasDom1.hap1, whole genome shotgun sequence, the proteins below share one genomic window:
- the ATF4 gene encoding cyclic AMP-dependent transcription factor ATF-4, whose protein sequence is MSFLNNEMLLGDSISPFSQPCSVAEESLGLLDDYLEVAEPLGSHGFSSDKAKAVSSNWLAVDSLGNTIDSSQEDAFSGMEWMVEKMDLKEFDFDALLGMEHLEATVSPDELMATLEDTCDLFNATIQEFHNKELPPMNNIITHLPESPVGADPMAPLSSLWSFPLSPGSLTSTQDHSFSLELGSEVDVLEGERKREYPTVVVVITKSEKEDENHSDDSGICMSPDSYLGTPQHSPTNSVGSPNGSQFPADAPCGSVRSKPYDHPAEKVVSAKVKGEKKIDKKLKKMEQNKTAATRYRQKKRAEQEALSGECRELEQKNQALKEKADSLSKEIQYLKDLIEEVRKAKGKRARVPE, encoded by the exons ATGAGCTTCTTGAACAACGAGATGCTGTTGGGGGATTCAATATCCCCCTTCAGCCAGCCGTGTTCGGTGGCTGAGGAAAGTCTGGGACTCCTAGATGACTACCTGGAGGTGGCCGAGCCCCTCGGTTCGCATGGGTTCTCCAGCGACAAGGCTAAGGCAGTCTCCTCCAATTGGCTTGCTGTGGACAGTTTAGGCAACACCATAGATAGCAGTCAGG AGGATGCCTTCTCTGGCATGGAGTGGATGGTGGAGAAGATGGATCTGAAGGAATTTGATTTTGATGCCCTGTTAGGTATGGAACATCTGGAAGCCACCGTCTCACCAGACGAGCTGATGGCCACGTTGGAAGACACGTGTGATCTATTTAATGCTACCATCCAGGAATTTCACAACAAAGAACTTCCACCGATGAATAACATAATCACCCATCTCCCCGAATCCCCTGTTGGAGCAGATCCAATGGCCCCGTTGTCTTCCCTTTGGtctttccccctctccccagggTCTCTGACTTCCACTCAAGACCACTCATTCAGTTTAGAGCTAGGTAGTGAAGTGGATGTTCTGGAAGGAGAAAGGAAGCGGGAGTACCCCACTGTTGTGGTGGTGATCACCAAGTCTGAGAAAGAGGACGAGAACCACTCTGATGACAGTGGAATATGCATGAGCCCAGACTCCTACCTGGGAACCCCCCAACACAGCCCCACCAATTCAGTGGGATCCCCCAATGGCAGCCAGTTCCCTGCAGATGCCCCCTGTGGCTCTGTGCGGTCCAAGCCATATGATCATCCTGCAGAGAAGGTAGTGTCAGCAAAGGtgaagggagaaaagaaaatagataAGAAACTAAAAAAGATGGAGCAGAATAAGACTGCTGCCACACGTTACCGGCAGAAAAAGAGGGCGGAACAGGAGGCACTGTCTGGGGAGTGCAGAGAGTTGGAGCAGAAGAACCAGGCCCTGAAGGAGAAAGCAGATTCCCTTAGCAAGGAAATTCAGTACTTAAAAGATCTGATAGAAGAGGTCCGCAAGGCCAAGGGCAAAAGAGCTAGAGTCCCCGAGTAG
- the RPS19BP1 gene encoding active regulator of SIRT1, with product MSASLLRRGLELLEPPGRAKAPPGLQRGRAGARAAGAARRRKRAPEAGRNKATVKGRVVKSAIEEYHKKKPVNHLRENLRYMLKGRLVADKAVTEQVLAQNRGRKSKDQPPEKREKKKPEGTVFTEEDFRKFEREYFGIP from the exons ATGTCGGCATCGCTGCTGCGCCGcggcctggagctgctggagccgcCGG GCCGGGCGAAGGCGCCGCCGGGACTCcagcgcggccgggccggcgccagggcggcgggcgcggcgagGCGGAGGAAGAGGGCCCCGGAGGCCGGCAGGAACAAGGCCACGGTGAAGGGCAGAGTGGTGAAGTCGGCGATAG AGGAGTACCATAAGAAGAAGCCTGTGAATCACCTGAGAGAAAACCTGCGGTACATGTTAAAGGGACGACTTGTTGCAGACAAAGCCGTCACAGAACAA GTTCTTGCTCAGAACAGAGGCAGGAAGTCCAAAGATCAGCCtccagagaagagagaaaagaagaagcCCGAAGGCACTGTGTTCACTGAGGAAGATTTCCGTAAATTTGAGAGGGAATACTTCGGGATCCCATAA